The Chryseobacterium glaciei DNA window TCAAAACTCTCCCGATACAATAATAAAGTCCCTGCTTATGAAGTGAGGACTTTATTATTGCAGACTTTTGCTGCTTCAAGCTTCAGTAATTGAATCTGAATTCTTTAAATATTCTATTTCTTTTTTCAGATCGGTAATATTGTAATTCATATGATTAAGGTTCAAAATAAGAGCCGTTAAAAACATTTTTATTCTTGGATTACTTATAATTTTATCTGAAAATGTAGGAACAATTATTCTTGTTTTTGAAACAATATTTTTAGCTAAAATATATTCGTTAAAAAGGTTTATTTCTAAATTAAAATTCTTTTTAATACTTAAAACCAAATATTCATAAACAAGATACTTATTTTCTGTATGGTCGATCATCTTGTGAGTTTTTATACCATAGTATAAGTAATATCTATGCCATAATGGTTTTAAAATTATTTTTGTGAGATTATTCTACAATCAATCCTTCTTTATACGTTTTTAAAGCCCTTTCTCTAGCCAATTTGTGATCTACAATAGGCCTGTTTAGCAAAGCATCCTGAGGAAGCCATTTTTTGATATACTTTAAATCTTTATCAAACTTCTTAGTCTGTTCTTCAGGGTTGAATATTCTAAAATACGGCGCAGCATCGCAACCACAACCTGCCGCCCACTGCCAGTTTCCGTTGTTGGCTGAAAGGTCATAATCTAAAAGTTTTTGAGCAAAATAAGCCTCACCCCATCTCCAATCGATCAACAAATGTTTGGTAAGAAAGCTGGCAACGACCATTCTTACACGATTGTGCATAAAACCTGTTTGGTTCAGCTGTCGCATTCCTGCATCTATAATTGGATATCCTGTATTGCCTTCACTCCACGCTTTGAATTCATCTTCATTATTCCGCCATTGGATATTTTCGTATTTCTGTTTAAAACATTGAGTCACAACATGCGGGAAATGAAATAAAATCTGCATGAAAAATTCTCTCCAGATCAATTCGCTTAACCAAGTTTCATTATGTTTTTGGGCAAATTTCACACATTTTCGTACTGAAATTGTTCCAAATCTTAAAGCAATTCCCAAATGAGTCGTATGATCTAAAGCCGGAAAATCACGATTTTTATCGTACGAATCTATAATTTTTGAATCTAAAGAAGGTTTTAAAAATTCAAATTCTGCCTTTTCAAATCCGATTTCTTTAAGACTTAGAATATTTTCGGGAGTTTTTATAGGAAGGAAGTTTTTAAAATCGATCTCAAAATCTTTAATCTCAACTTTATTTATATTTTCTTTCCATTTTTTGGAATATGGTGTAAAAACGGTGTACGGAGTTTGGTCACTTTTAAGAATATCGTTTTCTTCAAAAATAACCTGATCTTTATGAGCCGAAAATTTCACTTCTTTTGTTGCTAAAAATTCAGCTATCTTTTGGTCTCGTTTGATGGCTTGGGGTTCATAATCACGGTTACAGAAAACGGTATCAACATCAAATTCTTCAATCAATTTTTCGAAAATATCAGAAGGTTTTCCGTAAAATGTTTTAATGGCAGTTCCATATTCTTTTAATTCCTGATTGATTTCAGTTAAAGCCTGATGAATATAGTCTACCCTTTTATCATTTTTATCACTCAATTGATCTAAAATCTCACGGTCAAAAATAAAGATAGGAAGGACTTTTACACCCGATTGTAAAGCTTCATGCAAGCCACAATTGTCCTCCAGTCTCAGATCACGTCTAAACCAGAATATATTAATTTTGTTCATTTTTCTTAAATTTTTGAAATAAAAAGAGATTCCACAAAATCATTTCATAGCCATAAACCGTGTCTTCTAATGGAATGGTTAACATTCTTATTCCCATGAAGTTTTGAGGATTATAATTCACGATTGGCGATTCCAGTCCGGTTCCTGTTAGAATTCCATTTACTGCTAAAAAACCGGGCATTAAAATCAAATAGATGAAAGATGCTTTGCCGATCCATCTTGCTTTCAATACAAAATATAGCAAAAAGATGCTCACAGCAGTTGTAAGAAACGTCATGAATGTATAAATCTTATCATGGAAATAAGCTGCAATGATTAAGGCTAAAATGATACTGATAATCACAAATATTTTTTCGGGAAGTAGTTTCCAATTGAGATTGAAAAATTTATCTAAACAGAAATAGGTAAATACACATGAAAAAGGAATACAAATAAAAAATAATATTTCTTCAATCGGCAAGTTTAAAATCCTGATTCCCAAAAGGTAATGATCGTTAAACCACCACACGCCTATTTTCGTAAACCACGCGTCCCAAACTATAAAAACCAAAGCCACCAAAAAGGAAGCAGAGGAAAAAGCTCCGAAATGTCTGTTGAATTTTATTTTATGATGAAACGAAAAAATAAAACAGATAAATACCGTAAAAAAATTGATTAACAGATAGGTATAGTGATGCATTTTTATGATTTATTTCTATTAAAATACATTTTGAAATATTTAATCGGAACCCATAAAAACCCAAAGCACTCTCCTCTTTCTTTTCCTGTATGCTTATGATGCTGTTTATGTGCGCGTCTGATCGACAATAAATATGGATTTTTTGTATCTCTCAAAAACTTTATCCTTTGATGAATGAAAATATCATGAACAAAAAAATAAGCCATCCCATACAAAGCAATTCCAACAGCAATATAAAAGTAGATGTTGTAGTTATTGACCGTTCCGTAATACATCAAAGCGATGGTTGGAAGGGCAAAAATCAAGAAAAAGTAATCGTTTTTTTCAACATGACCTTCATTACTGTAATCATGATGATCTCTGTGAAGCGACCATAAAAAACCGTGCATGACGTATTTATGAATCAGCCACGTCATGCCTTCCATGATGAAAAATGTACTTATGACAATCAGAAAATTCATGATTTTTATTTATTGTTAAACATTTTGTCTAAAACTTTATTTCGATAGCTGAAAATATGCTCCAGCTTACTTTTCACAAAAAGTTTGTGAGCAATTTCACCTAAAAATCCCATTGGTAGTTCGTAGTCGACCGTATCTTTCATTAAAACTCCTTTATCATTTACGATAAATTCATGAAAATGATTCCATAATTTATAAGGTCCTTTTTGCTGATAATCGGTAAAACTTTTTTGAAAATTAACTTGTTTGATCTCTGTTGTCCAGTTCATTTTAATGCCTAACAAAGGCGAAACATGGTAATCGATAATCATTCCTTCATAAATTTCGTCGTCATCTGTTTTAGTCAAAACAACAAATTTCATGTCTTCCGGAGTGATCTTAGACAGATTATTGGCCGAGGAGAAAAATTTCCACGCGGTTGCTAAATCACAATTCAATTGCTGTTCTTTATAAAGTCTGTGTACCATTGTAATTTTTATAAAAATGAAGTTTTATACTGTAAATAACTGCTCATCATTAAAGAAATCTTCTTACTGTTTGAAATTCTTATCCTTTGATTAATGATTTTATGAGCCGAAGTTCTTTTAATTTTTCTAAAAAGTGAAATATAATAACGATAAGCCAAATACACTCCAAATCTTGATGAATTGGGAAGTTTTTTAATTCCAATTAAGGCTTCATTAAATTCTTTTTCGATGTCTTTTTCAATATCAGCTTTAATTTTATTGTCGAACAAAGTAATATCTACATCCGGAAAATAACTTCGTCCCAAAATCTGATAATCATCTTTCATGTCTCTTAAAAAATTTACTTTTTGAAAAGCCGAACCTAATTTCATTGCAAAAGGCTTAAGCCTTTCAAATTCAGCAACATTCCCTTCCACAAATATCTGCAAACACATTAAACCCACCACTTCTGCAGAGCCTAAAATATATTGTTTATAAAGATCTGAATTATAATCTACTTTCTGAAGATCCATCTGCATGCTATCCAAAAACTGATTGATTAATTTTTGATCAATATCAAAACGATGAACCGTATCCTGAAACGACTGAAGAATAGGGTTTAATGAAATTCTATCCTCCAAAGCCTGAGCAGTTTCTTCCCTGAATTTGGCAAGCAGTTTTTCTTTATCATATCCATGAAAACTGTCTACAATTTCATCCGCCAAACGCACATATCCATACACTGCATAAATCGGGTTTCTGATTTTCGGAGACAACGCCAAAATACCCAAAGAAAAGCTTGTGCTATACTGTTTGGTTGTTTCTTTACTTACCCGATAAGAAAGTTCATCAAATAATTTTTTCATAATTAATTTGTTTTGGTAGCTTCGATAGCAGCAATTTTTCCTGAAATAATCGACGGCGGAACACCGGGTCCCGGAACGGTAAGCTGTCCGGTATAAAAAAGGTTTTTCACTTTCTTATTTCTGAGTGACGGTTTTAAAACTGCAGTTTGTGATAAGGTGTTGGCAAGCCCATATGCATTGCCTTCATAGGCATTATAATCTTCTTTAAAATCTTTAATACAATAGCTTTTTTTATAATCTATTTTTGGTAATAAATTCGAAATTCCTGTATGTTTTTCGAGTCTTACGATCATTTCGAGAAAATATTTTTCTCTTTCCATTTCAGAATCTTCTATTCCGGTAGCCACAGGCATGAGAAGAAATACATTTTCGCAATTTTCAGGCGCTACATTCGGATCTGTTTTTGAAGGACAACAAGCATAAAATAATGGTTTTGTAGGCCATTTTTTATCTTCATAAATTTCTGTGGTGTGAAGGTCAAGGTCATTTTCAAAAAACAATGTATGATGTTTTAGGTTTGGAATTTTTTCTTTAAAACCTAAATAATAAATCAAGCAGGAAGGCGCAAAAGTGAGCTTTTCCCAATACGATTCTTTATAATTTCTAAATTCTTCAGGCAACAATTTGCTTTCCGTGTGATGGTAATCTGAGGAAGCGATAATTGTATCAAAATCGATTTCTTTTTCATTAACTAACAGAGAAGTAGCTTTACTATTTTTAACAATAATTTGTTCTACATTTGAATTAAAATGAAATTTCACTCCTTGACTTTCTGCAACGTTTTTCATCGCGTCAATTACTTTTGAAAAACCTCCCATTGGATACCAGGTTCCCAATTTGTATCCGCCATAATTCATTAAACTGTACAAGGCGGGAATATCTTTGGGTGCTGCTCCAAGAAAAATAACAGGAAATTCCATCAACGTGATCAACTTCGGATCACTGAAATATTTTCTTACAAATTTTTTAAAATTGGTTAAAAGATCAAGCTTCAAAGCACTTTTTGCAATTTTTGGAGAGACGAATTCAAACCATGAATGACAAGGTTTATTTACGAATTCTTTCATTCCCACTTCATATTTATATCGGGCATCTTCCATGAATTCATCCAGCTTTTTACCGGAACCTTTTTCTGTTTTTTCAAACAAATCCCGCATTTCAGTATAGCTGTGAGGGATATTCATTTTACTGTCTGAAAATACCATTTCAAATTGAGGATCAAGCGGTACAAGCTGAAAAAAATCAGACGTTTTTTTACCAAAATCTTCAAAAAAAGATTCTATAATATCAGGCATCCAATACCAACTCGGTCCCATATCGAAAGTATAACCATTATCTGTGACGAATTTTCTGGCTCTGCCTCCTACTTCACTATTCTTCTCAAAGACATGAACTTCATGACCTTCTTTTGCAGAATAGGCAGCAGCCGACAATCCCGAAAACCCTGAACCAATGATGGCTATTTTCTTTCTCATTCTTAATTTTTTTCAAATGAATATTCCTGATAAACAGTGCTGATCAAATCTTTACTGTCTATATTTCGATTAAAAATGGGATAGTGAAATTTGTCTAATTTGTTCAGAATACGAATAAGATCCATCTTTTCAGAATAATTTAGATTGCCTGAAACTATATTTGTTGCGCTTCGGATCTTTTTCATTTGGTTTTCCAACGCTTCGATTCCTTGTTCTGTAATTTTTATGAGTTTCGTTCTTTTGTCATCGTTTGAATCTGTCTGATGTACCCAACCTTGCTTGATCAATCTGGTAATAATCAACATTCCCACAGGTTTGTCCTGAATATTTTTTTTGATGAGTTCCATTTTGGTCATTTCACCAAATGCTTTCAAATTGATCAAATAAATAAAATCTTCCTGCGTGGCAAAATCAGAACCAGAAATAGCTGATTTAGAATACGTTTTCGCGTATCTGTTAAGATGAACCAATAAAGTACTGATCGCACTTTCCGGACTTCTTCCGCTTTCTTTGCCTTCCCAATAAGGAGCATCAGCTTCATCATTATTAGTCATAGATTCTTTATTATAGATCCATGATTTGAATCCATCAACATCAGAAGAATACTGAGAATTTTTATTTTCAGACTCAAACTGCTCTAGTAATCCTACAACATCTTTGACAAGGGAGAAATTCATAATAATAAATTTAGAATACAAATATACTAAAATACATCTATAATAATATATTTATAAACTAAATTTAATTATACTTTCTTATATTTAGAATTAATTGGTCATCAGTTGTTTTGAATTTAAACAAAAAAAGCCTGCTAATCTTATGACTAACAGGCTTTTTCCAAAGTTTATTCCACAAAAAAAGGAGACTTTCGCCTCCTTTTTTTTACCGTATACTAACCTTAGATGACCATCTCACTTCTTTATATAATCTTTGTGTTTTTTTAATAAATCAGTTTTCAAGAAGGCGGTTAAAGGTTATCATATACCCTATTTAATTTCATCACTTGCTCGATAATTTAATCTCATCACTTGTGCTCGAATATAATTCAAGTTTATTATTTGTGTCGAAATTTATTTGTGTTTAAAAAATTTACTCTTTTGAAAGTTTGAATTAAAATTAAAAAGCTAATAAACCTTTTCAATTAATAATCCTTGTTTTCGTTTAGTATTTTTCTCTGGTACAAAGTAACAACAATGGAGAATAAAGTTATCTACAAAACACATCGATATATATCGATAAGGCTATAGATATTTATCGATAAAAATACTTTTAGTAATAAAGAAAGTGAAGAATGGAGGGTTGAAATCCTATATTTTGTGATGGGTCTTGATGATATCAATAAGCTCAACAAGATTTTCTATTTTCAGTTTGTCGAATATATTTTTCTTGATCGTACTTACTGTATTCTGCTTTATATCAAGATTATTGGCAATTTCGAGGTTACCAAATCCATCTGCATACATTTCAGCGATCTGTAATTCTCTTTTCGTTAGATGATGAAGAGGATTCATAGAATTCGGATCATTGGCGAATTTCACCAACAAATTCTGAGAAACAGCAGAAATATATTCACCTTTATTAGCAATGCTTAGAAGAGCCTGTCTTACCTCTTCTTCTTCACTTAATTTGCTCAAAAAACCGTTGGCTCCTGCATTGATGAATTTAAGGGCATGAAGTTCTTCTTCAAGACCGGAAAAGATCAAGATTTTAATATTCGGTTTTGCATTTTTTATGTCTGATAAAATATGAATACTGTTTCCGTCGGGAAAATGGGCATCAATAATAGCAATTTCTATTTCTTTTGAAGTCACTTCTTCCACCACTTTCTGTAAAGAGGAAGTATGATGAATGGTAGCATTTGGAAAAATTTCATTGATTGTAAACGCCATTCCATGTCGCACAATGCTGTGATCGTCTGCTAAAAGGAACGTAATTTCTTTATTTTCAATTGGTATTTCCATTGTTGTCGATATTTAAATTGATCCTGAATGTCACTTTTGTGCCTTCACCTAATTTGCTTTCGATAGATATTTCGCCATTAAAAAGTTCTATAATTTCCTTACATAAATTCAACCCAAGTCCTGCTCCAAGGTTATCGATTTCACTAGAAACCATTCCTTGATAATAAGGTTCAAAAATATTTTTAAGATCCGATTCTGAAATTCCTGCGCCCGTATCTCCTACTGTTGTCAGCAGTGAAATTCTATTTTTGCCGATAGCTTCAGTTGACATGGTAAGATCAATCTGTCCGTTTTCGGTAAATTTGTTGGCATTTCCCAGAATGTTCATGAAAATCTGGTTGATTTTTATATTATCTGAATATACAACTGTTCCCGTAGGTATTCCATCATTTACCACAAATTTATTATTTCTCGTTTCCAAATAAGGCGTGATTGCCGTCACAATTGAATTGATTTCGTCTTTAAGATTAAAAACATTCTTCACCAATTTCTGATCCGCATTCTGATTTTTTGTATACTCTAAAATCTGATTAGACTGAATCAACAAAGTACTGTTGGTAAATTTTATCGATTTAAGATATTCTTTTATCGTCTCGTCTTTTGTCGTTCTGTTGATTTTATCAATGAAAATATTGATGATTTTTAATGGTGATCTTAATTCATGGCTTAACATTCCTAAGATTCTATTTTTAAAATTAAGATTGTTTTTAATTTCCTTGTTTGCAGCGTTTAATTTCCATTCATAGATAAATGCGACTCTTGTAAAATACATGATCAAAATCGAGACAATGAACATCAGGATCATTAATCCAAGCACCAAATAGGTTCGGATTTCATTATTAATCAGCTTCTGTTTGTTGTATTCTTTTTCCAGATCTGATTTGAATTCTTTGATCGCATTTCCATAGACATCTATCAATCCGTTGCTGTAAATCAGCAACTTATTAAAACTACCATAAAACTGTCTGCTATCATGCTGATCTCTAACTGTAGACAATTGAATCTTCTTAATTTCAGTTGTATAATGTTTTTCCATAGACTTTATGGCATCCTTCATTTCGGATTTTAAGCTAGAGAGATCCACTGCTTTTTTATTCTTTAAAGTAATCACCGTACTTTCTTTTTGTACATCAACTTTACCCGCGATTGCATCTCGTAAACGTCCTACAAACCCTTTTTTCTTTATCGTGTCAGAGTAAGTACGTGTTTCAATATCAATATCATCAAAATTGTTTTTAACTTTATATTTTTCAATATTATACTGTTTATCTTCAATCTTTGGAGGAGGATTTTGAGAATATTTATATACGGAATCTATCAATGTCTTTAGCTTCGTAATTTTAAGAGTATCTTTTTTCTGTAGATTAAATTTACTTTTCAGCTTTGGAGCTATGCTTTCATTTTCATCAATCTTATCAAAATTATTTTTAAGCTTTGTAAGCGATTCAAAGTATAATTTTAAGTCTTTGTCATCCTCACTAATCATATATCTCTGAAGATGATTTTGTGCATCCATAAAGTCTCTTCTTGAATTATCGGTCATTCCTTCCAATTCACGACTTTCCTTCAATTGATTCTCGATAAATTTCAGTTTTTTCTCATTGATAAACTCATTGTAAAAAAACACAGCGATAATCACCTGTATTAGTAAAATACACAGGATCAATGAGTAATGAACAATTTTCCTCAACTTAAAATTTAAGAATTTATATTTCATATCTATTTATCAGCTAAATTAATTTCCCCGATTACTTAAGTTTGCTTGATATTGATTTTAATCTGAATAATAATTTCTCCAAAAACATAGTAATTGGTGTATATCATTCAATTCGCAAAGTTAAAGTAATTTTTGTCTTTTTATAATAGTAAATATCAGACAAATGCAGGGAATTTCATAATAATTTATATCAAAATAGTTATATAATCAGTTTATTGATGTCGATTTCCTTTTTGATGATAGGTAATATTTTTATTCTGACTGTTTTTAGAAATATTTACTGCATTTTCCTCATAGTGGTTAATTGAGGAATGATTTTCCTGTTCAGATTCTAACTTATTAAAACGCAGACGTTTCCCGTTTTTATAAAATTGATTATCAATTGTTCTGTAAGTTTGATTTTCTTGATAGGTATTCCCGTCTGGTGCAGTGAACATTTTTAATCTTTCACGTCTTTTTCTTTTAAGATTAATAAGAACTAATGTTCCTGTTGCGATTAATCCTAATGCTATTTTTACTTTATTATTCATATTAATTATTTGCTTTGAAATAAACAAATAGCCTGCCATTAAAAATGAATAATAGGCATCAATACCTTATGGATACCACATTTTTTTACATCGAAAGGTTTTTCTGATGATTAATTTTATTGATCACCGGATTGGCATACATGGCCAGAAAACTCTTTTTCATATCTGCATCAGAAATATCGATACGCATTTCCATTCTTCGCTCAAACAGCATTTTTTCATTTTCTGAATAATTTTCCGAATATTGATTGGTTTCATGAAGCAAATCATAAGCAATAAAATTCGTTGGCCAAAGCTTATAATTATGAATAATAGAATCGTCAATAATCTGCGAAATCGCCTGTAACTGTTTGTTTTTGTTCTCTATTTTCGCTACAATATCATCAAATTCAGTCTCAAGAACGTCACCTGCATGTATGTGAATGCGCTTTTTTTGCCCCAATACTCCACTTAGCATCGTTTTAAAATCTTCACCCGGATTTTTAATATATTCCTCGTTTCTTGATTTTGCCATTAGATGTGGCATTTTAAGAACGTCCGTAGGATCATATTCGTATGAAATAGATAACGGAACAATTTTCAGCATTTTGAAGAAATCGGTTAATGACTGATCTCCTGCCATGGCAAGCATTTTCAATACACCTTGCTGAGTGGCATCGTTTCCATCTTTCGTACGCCCTTCACGCTGTGCGATCCAGATAGAACGGTTTTCTTTGGTTAATAAATCGTAGATATATTCCGACATGATCTTTGAACTGCTTAATTGTTCACGAAGAGGAAGTCCTCTCTGAACCAAAAAGTTACGGTTCAGTTTTGCCAATACATGCAGAAATGTTTTCTGAACAAGATTATCTCCAATCGCAGAAGAAGTCATGATCAATCCACGATCCAACAGCACTAAATTAAGCAAGCAGGTATCCAAAACAA harbors:
- a CDS encoding glycerol acyltransferase, which translates into the protein MNKFDDIRPFYDHEVNDALLSIARHPMMKALMNFTFPDKDEKFWIEQFKNIHSISDFQHQYISQTVRQILKQSSEGLTTSGFDHLDKNVSYLFISNHRDIVLDTCLLNLVLLDRGLIMTSSAIGDNLVQKTFLHVLAKLNRNFLVQRGLPLREQLSSSKIMSEYIYDLLTKENRSIWIAQREGRTKDGNDATQQGVLKMLAMAGDQSLTDFFKMLKIVPLSISYEYDPTDVLKMPHLMAKSRNEEYIKNPGEDFKTMLSGVLGQKKRIHIHAGDVLETEFDDIVAKIENKNKQLQAISQIIDDSIIHNYKLWPTNFIAYDLLHETNQYSENYSENEKMLFERRMEMRIDISDADMKKSFLAMYANPVINKINHQKNLSM
- a CDS encoding response regulator transcription factor; this translates as MEIPIENKEITFLLADDHSIVRHGMAFTINEIFPNATIHHTSSLQKVVEEVTSKEIEIAIIDAHFPDGNSIHILSDIKNAKPNIKILIFSGLEEELHALKFINAGANGFLSKLSEEEEVRQALLSIANKGEYISAVSQNLLVKFANDPNSMNPLHHLTKRELQIAEMYADGFGNLEIANNLDIKQNTVSTIKKNIFDKLKIENLVELIDIIKTHHKI
- a CDS encoding phytoene desaturase family protein; the encoded protein is MRKKIAIIGSGFSGLSAAAYSAKEGHEVHVFEKNSEVGGRARKFVTDNGYTFDMGPSWYWMPDIIESFFEDFGKKTSDFFQLVPLDPQFEMVFSDSKMNIPHSYTEMRDLFEKTEKGSGKKLDEFMEDARYKYEVGMKEFVNKPCHSWFEFVSPKIAKSALKLDLLTNFKKFVRKYFSDPKLITLMEFPVIFLGAAPKDIPALYSLMNYGGYKLGTWYPMGGFSKVIDAMKNVAESQGVKFHFNSNVEQIIVKNSKATSLLVNEKEIDFDTIIASSDYHHTESKLLPEEFRNYKESYWEKLTFAPSCLIYYLGFKEKIPNLKHHTLFFENDLDLHTTEIYEDKKWPTKPLFYACCPSKTDPNVAPENCENVFLLMPVATGIEDSEMEREKYFLEMIVRLEKHTGISNLLPKIDYKKSYCIKDFKEDYNAYEGNAYGLANTLSQTAVLKPSLRNKKVKNLFYTGQLTVPGPGVPPSIISGKIAAIEATKTN
- a CDS encoding SRPBCC family protein, which encodes MVHRLYKEQQLNCDLATAWKFFSSANNLSKITPEDMKFVVLTKTDDDEIYEGMIIDYHVSPLLGIKMNWTTEIKQVNFQKSFTDYQQKGPYKLWNHFHEFIVNDKGVLMKDTVDYELPMGFLGEIAHKLFVKSKLEHIFSYRNKVLDKMFNNK
- a CDS encoding phytoene/squalene synthase family protein; protein product: MKKLFDELSYRVSKETTKQYSTSFSLGILALSPKIRNPIYAVYGYVRLADEIVDSFHGYDKEKLLAKFREETAQALEDRISLNPILQSFQDTVHRFDIDQKLINQFLDSMQMDLQKVDYNSDLYKQYILGSAEVVGLMCLQIFVEGNVAEFERLKPFAMKLGSAFQKVNFLRDMKDDYQILGRSYFPDVDITLFDNKIKADIEKDIEKEFNEALIGIKKLPNSSRFGVYLAYRYYISLFRKIKRTSAHKIINQRIRISNSKKISLMMSSYLQYKTSFL
- a CDS encoding lycopene cyclase domain-containing protein, with the protein product MHHYTYLLINFFTVFICFIFSFHHKIKFNRHFGAFSSASFLVALVFIVWDAWFTKIGVWWFNDHYLLGIRILNLPIEEILFFICIPFSCVFTYFCLDKFFNLNWKLLPEKIFVIISIILALIIAAYFHDKIYTFMTFLTTAVSIFLLYFVLKARWIGKASFIYLILMPGFLAVNGILTGTGLESPIVNYNPQNFMGIRMLTIPLEDTVYGYEMILWNLFLFQKFKKNEQN
- a CDS encoding sterol desaturase family protein; translated protein: MNFLIVISTFFIMEGMTWLIHKYVMHGFLWSLHRDHHDYSNEGHVEKNDYFFLIFALPTIALMYYGTVNNYNIYFYIAVGIALYGMAYFFVHDIFIHQRIKFLRDTKNPYLLSIRRAHKQHHKHTGKERGECFGFLWVPIKYFKMYFNRNKS
- a CDS encoding MarR family winged helix-turn-helix transcriptional regulator, which codes for MNFSLVKDVVGLLEQFESENKNSQYSSDVDGFKSWIYNKESMTNNDEADAPYWEGKESGRSPESAISTLLVHLNRYAKTYSKSAISGSDFATQEDFIYLINLKAFGEMTKMELIKKNIQDKPVGMLIITRLIKQGWVHQTDSNDDKRTKLIKITEQGIEALENQMKKIRSATNIVSGNLNYSEKMDLIRILNKLDKFHYPIFNRNIDSKDLISTVYQEYSFEKN
- a CDS encoding cryptochrome/photolyase family protein, which codes for MNKINIFWFRRDLRLEDNCGLHEALQSGVKVLPIFIFDREILDQLSDKNDKRVDYIHQALTEINQELKEYGTAIKTFYGKPSDIFEKLIEEFDVDTVFCNRDYEPQAIKRDQKIAEFLATKEVKFSAHKDQVIFEENDILKSDQTPYTVFTPYSKKWKENINKVEIKDFEIDFKNFLPIKTPENILSLKEIGFEKAEFEFLKPSLDSKIIDSYDKNRDFPALDHTTHLGIALRFGTISVRKCVKFAQKHNETWLSELIWREFFMQILFHFPHVVTQCFKQKYENIQWRNNEDEFKAWSEGNTGYPIIDAGMRQLNQTGFMHNRVRMVVASFLTKHLLIDWRWGEAYFAQKLLDYDLSANNGNWQWAAGCGCDAAPYFRIFNPEEQTKKFDKDLKYIKKWLPQDALLNRPIVDHKLARERALKTYKEGLIVE
- a CDS encoding sensor histidine kinase codes for the protein MKYKFLNFKLRKIVHYSLILCILLIQVIIAVFFYNEFINEKKLKFIENQLKESRELEGMTDNSRRDFMDAQNHLQRYMISEDDKDLKLYFESLTKLKNNFDKIDENESIAPKLKSKFNLQKKDTLKITKLKTLIDSVYKYSQNPPPKIEDKQYNIEKYKVKNNFDDIDIETRTYSDTIKKKGFVGRLRDAIAGKVDVQKESTVITLKNKKAVDLSSLKSEMKDAIKSMEKHYTTEIKKIQLSTVRDQHDSRQFYGSFNKLLIYSNGLIDVYGNAIKEFKSDLEKEYNKQKLINNEIRTYLVLGLMILMFIVSILIMYFTRVAFIYEWKLNAANKEIKNNLNFKNRILGMLSHELRSPLKIINIFIDKINRTTKDETIKEYLKSIKFTNSTLLIQSNQILEYTKNQNADQKLVKNVFNLKDEINSIVTAITPYLETRNNKFVVNDGIPTGTVVYSDNIKINQIFMNILGNANKFTENGQIDLTMSTEAIGKNRISLLTTVGDTGAGISESDLKNIFEPYYQGMVSSEIDNLGAGLGLNLCKEIIELFNGEISIESKLGEGTKVTFRINLNIDNNGNTN